One Solanum lycopersicum chromosome 2, SLM_r2.1 genomic region harbors:
- the LOC101268542 gene encoding clade XVI lectin receptor kinase precursor → MGLLTPTTLTIFIMLFSLLQLKLQAQKMEHLNLKYASFDETFFDIFEVEKPATISNAALQVTPDSASSDFNRYNNSGRILFKQPFKLWDGDVFDNTTRVASFNSSFLVNIYRPNNETAAEGLAFLISPDLEKPDNSQGQYLGLTNGSTDGISSNKVVAVELDTSKQSFDPDDNHIGIDVHSVRSVKVESLTPHGIELAPIGARFYNVWVQYDGIKKVLDVYIVEQALKNGSTPPIPKTPILTYDLDLKEHVNQESYFGFSASTGTNYQLNCVLRWNLTVEYFPEKKNPWLKIVLGVGIPVVSLLILGAACLGYCYHKKRIDRSQSNILGALKSLPGTPQEFQFKALKKATNNFDEKNKLGQGGYGVVYRGFLAGEENKDIAVKWFSRESIKGQDDFLAELTIINRLRHKHLVKLLGWCHKNGKLLLVYEYMPNGSLDMHLFAGPDKEPLSWHVRYKIVQGVASALHYLHNEYEQRVVHRDLKASNIMLDSKFNARLGDFGLARALDNERTSYAEAEGVLGTMGYIAPECFHTGKATQQSDVYAFGAVLLEVVCGQRPGTKINGFQFFVDWVWYLHRDGRILEAVDPRLGDDYVADEAKKLLLLGLACAHPIATDRPKTQAIVQIISGSAPAPEVPPFKPAFVWPSMVPIDIDSSVMDTTSITTSHFNSGWSLDYQSRETPTYADHSLV, encoded by the exons ATGGGGTTGTTAACACCAACAACACTCACCATTTTCATCATGCTCTTCTCTTTACTTCAACTCAAGCTTCAAGCTCAGAAAATGGAACATCTCAACttaaaatatgcatcttttgatgAAACTTTCTTTGACATCTTTGAAGTTGAAAAGCCTGCAACAATTAGTAACGCTGCTCTTCAAGTAACCCCTGATTCTGCTTCTTCAGATTTCAATCGCTACAATAACTCAGGAAGAATCCTCTTTAAGCAACCATTTAAGCTCTGGGATGGTGATGTTTTCGACAATACAACAAGGGTTGCATCTTTCAACTCTTCTTTTCTTGTCAATATTTACAGACCAAATAATGAAACAGCTGCCGAAGGGTTAGCATTCTTGATTTCACCAGATTTGGAGAAGCCAGATAATAGCCAGGGCCAGTATTTAGGGTTAACAAATGGTTCTACAGATGGGATTTCTAGTAACAAAGTTGTTGCTGTTGAGCTTGATACTTCTAAACAAAGCTTTGACCCTGATGATAATCATATAGGTATTGATGTTCATAGTGTTAGATCTGTAAAGGTCGAATCTTTAACACCCCATGGTATAGAACTTGCTCCTATTGGTGCAAGATTCTATAATGTTTGGGTACAGTATGATGGAATCAAGAAAGTTCTTGATGTTTATATTGTTGAACAAGCACTGAAAAATGGGTCTACCCCACCTATACCAAAAACCCCCATTTTAACATATGATCTTGATTTGAAAGAACATGTAAATCAAGAATCATATTTTGGGTTTTCTGCATCAACTGGGACTAACTACCAACTCAACTGCGTATTGAGATGGAACTTAACAGTTGAGTATTTCCCTGAAAAGAAAAATCCTTGGTTGAAGATTGTTTTAGGTGTTGGGATTCCTGTAGTGTCTCTTTTGATTCTTGGCGCGGCGTGTTTAGGGTATTGTTATCATAAGAAAAGGATTGATAGGTCACAGTCTAACATATTGGGTGCACTCAAGAGTTTGCCTGGAACTCCACAAGAGTTTCAGTTCAAGGCTTTGAAGAAAGCTACAAACAATTTTGATGAAAAGAATAAGCTTGGGCAAGGAGGATATGGAGTTGTTTACAGAGGATTTTTAGCTGGTGAGGAGAACAAAGATATTGCTGTCAAATGGTTTTCTAGGGAAAGCATCAAAGGGCAAGATGATTTCTTGGCTGAGCTTACTATTATCAATCGTCTTCGACATAAACATCTTGTCAAATTGCTTG GATGGTGTCACAAGAATGGAAAGCTACTGCTTGTATATGAATACATGCCTAATGGCAGTCTAGATATGCACCTCTTTGCGGGCCCAGATAAAGAGCCGCTGAGCTGGCACGTCCGCTACAAGATTGTGCAAGGTGTGGCCTCAGCATTACATTATCTGCACAATGAGTATGAGCAGAGGGTGGTCCATCGCGACCTGAAGGCGAGTAACATCATGCTTGACTCAAAGTTCAATGCGCGCCTTGGGGACTTTGGCCTTGCGCGAGCACTTGACAACGAAAGGACCTCGTATGCTGAGGCAGAAGGAGTGCTTGGTACAATGGGATACATTGCACCAGAGTGTTTCCACACAGGGAAAGCCACACAGCAATCTGATGTGTACGCGTTTGGGGCAGTGTTATTGGAAGTTGTATGTGGCCAGAGACCTGGAACCAAGATTAATGGCTTTCAATTCTTTGTTGATTGGGTTTGGTACTTGCACCGCGATGGCCGTATCTTGGAAGCTGTTGATCCAAGGCTTGGAGATGACTATGTTGCTGATGAAGCAAAGAAACTTTTACTACTTGGTTTGGCTTGTGCACATCCTATAGCTACTGACAGGCCTAAAACACAGGCAATAGTTCAGATTATATCAGGGTCAGCACCAGCACCAGAAGTTCCACCATTCAAGCCAGCATTTGTGTGGCCATCAATGGTGCCAATTGACATAGACTCAAGTGTTATGGACACAACATCCATTACTACTTCTCACTTCAATTCAGGATGGAGTCTAGACTATCAAAGCAGGGAGACCCCAACATATGCAGATCACTCTTTGGTGTAG